ttattgaacaTGCTGGCAGTTAAGAGAGTGGAGTTTGTATGCTGGCTTCGCAGCTTCCTAGGCCACGGAACCCCCTACACTGGACACATGAGCCTGAAGCAGGTGGGGCGTGCCCCCTGCAGCGTGTCCACCTGCCTGGCCTCATGGGCTCCCTAGGCGTTCCAATTCAATGCATATTTATGGGCTGTTTTGTGAGTAGCCAAGCAATACTGTAGACCCGAGATCAGTAAACACAATAGATACAAACTCCCGGCCCCCTGCTATTTTCGGGGGATGAGACATCAAAGATTGCAACGAAATGAATGACTGACATGGTACTTGTGAAGATGACCAGGAGAaaagagattgtgtgtgtgtgtctgtgtgtgcaaggAGCCacggtggggcagggggaggggagaaacagGTGCAGGTGGAAGTTAGTGTGGTGGGGTAGGCTTCACATGGACTTGAACCTGGGTCGGTtacttctctgagtctcagtttccccacctgcaaAATGGGGTGACGAAGACTCACAGTCTTGTCGGGGTGATAGGAGCAGATGGTGCGAGCTTGCCAGGCTCGCTTCCTCCTGGGTTGCCAGGTGTCTAGGTGGGGCTGTCCCATGCAGCTTTCTGCCATGTGTGCAGATTCTCTGTTCTCTGCTGTTCAGGGAGGTGACTGGTGGCTCCACGGAGCtattgggtttttctttttatttatttgaaaggcagagttttaacacacacacacacacagggggagagagagagagagaaagagagagaaagatcttccatcttctggtccaatccccaaatggctgcaatgccagggctgagccctgcctggaactccatccaggcctcccacgtgggtggcagggaccaagcacttgagccatcctccactgctttcccaggtgcattagcagggagctggatcgggaatggagcagccaggactcaaacaggctctcacatgggatgccagctgtgcTACATGCTGTCCCCTCGCCCTCCCCAGTGGAGCTATTGAGAACTTGAAATGTGGCTCGAGGGATTCAGGAactgaattttaaagtttttacttaATTTAAATTTGAGGGTAAGGTTGACTGTGTGACCGCTGTTGGTTAGATGACCTGAATGGCAAgtccccaagattttttttttttgacagagttagacagtgagagagagagagagaaagagaaaggtcttccttctgttggttcaccccccaaatggctgctacagctcctctgaagccaggagccaggtgcttcctcctggtctcccatgcgggtgcagggcccaagcacttgggccatcctccactgccttcccgtccacagcagagagctggactggaagaggagcaactgggacagaactggtgccccaaccaggactagaacctggagtgctggcgccgcaggtggaagattagcctagtgagctgcagcaccggccagtcCCCAAGATTAAGTGCCCTCCATTTATAGATGAGAAGGTTCAGGACCTGTTGtgtgagttttctttctttctttaaaaaaaaaaaaaaaaaaaagatttatttatttgaaaggcagagcgagagagagagtgagactgagaccttccacccactggcctactccccagatgcctacaacaaccaggtctggggccaggccatggccaggagccaggacctggtctcccatgtgggtggtgggggcccaagtacttgggccatcttctgctgtctttccaggtgcattagcaggaagctggattgggatcAGAGCAGCCAATACTCAAACTGGTAGTtccaatatgaaatgctggtgtcgtgagcagcagcttaacccgctgcaccataacaccagcacCCTGTATGGGTTTTCTTTTGCCCCATCTCCAGGGGGCCTGGCTAGCAGGGGGTGAGGAGGTGGGTGGGGAGTGCTTTGGGCCCCAGGCCTACCTTGGAAACAGGGAGAGGTTTGGCTTGATGTCTGGGGCTTTGGGCCCTGTCCCTTGGGCAGCCATGAGGACACGGGGGCTCCCAGGcacggccccccccccccccccccgcctgtgAGTGCCTGTCCCATGGCTGCGGGCCGGTGGAGAGTCTGCTGGTGCCTCTGTGCAGGGCTGTGTGATCTGGGGCACTTCCGGCTTCTCTTGCAGCAGCGTAGCTCGGGGCTGACGTTTCTACCTGACAGGCCTGGCACGGGAGTGCCGGACTGGAAGGTTGTCTGGACTccactgggcaggggtggggatttTCTACGCGCAGGTTTGCTACATGCTGTGCTCCTGTGCCTGGGGCCTGGCGTGCCCGGGCAGGATGATGGCACacagcagcttcctgcctgggTGGCGGAGGGCTGGAGGTGGAAACGGGCTCCCTGTGGGCAGTCCAGGTGGGGTGTGGGGCTGGAGCCCTTTCTCTTCGTCCCTTAACTTCAACACCACCAATTTTTGGGTTAGCTGAAGCAAACTGGTGGCTTCCCGGggttcagtttccccagctgcaaAGTGGAGCTGTTGAGAGGACACTGAGGCCGAGCTGGCTGGAGCCCGTGCAGTCTGGGGCCCGCACGCTCGCTTTACAGCACGCCCTCCCCAGCCTTTCCCCCACAccttttctccctctgcctctgctgtgccTGGTCCTCCCTATCCAAACCCACTTCGCAGGAGggagggggtgtgggtggggccaCAGGCCCTTGAGCGTTGACTTTGCCTGCCGATTGGCTCTCTATGAATAGAGGGCGTGGCTTTCACCTTATAATAGGGAAGGCGTCTTTGCCTGGCTCAGCTTGGCCGAGCCTTTGTCTGAGCGAGCTCAgcccctttttctttccttcaccgCAGCCGTTGCGGGCGTCCAGATGCCGTTTTGGGCTGCCAGCTGCCGGCTTTCTACCTGAATCTGTCTCCTTGCTCTGATCTCCATACACCCACGCCTCGGGGTATGTAACAGCCATGCCTGTGGACACGCTGACCCCTGGAGCCCCagccgccccagccctgcctttccGCCTGCGGACTAAGGTCCCCGGTTACCTGCTTCGGAGGCCAGCAGACGGTGGAGCCCGGAAACCCAGTGCTGTGGAGCGCCTGGAGGCCGACAAGGCTAAGTACGTGAAGAGCCTGCATGTGGCCAACACCCGCCAAGAGCCCGTGCAGCCCCTGCTGTCCAAACAGCCCCTCTTCAGCCCCGGGACTCGCCGCACAGTGCTCACGCCCAGCCGCcgggccctgcctggccctggccgccGACCCCAGCTGGACCTGGACATCCTTAGCAGCCTCATCAACTTGTGTGATAGTCCCGTGTCCCCTGTCGAGGCCAGCTGCGCCCCTGCACAGGCGGAAGGCGTCCGCCAGGCTCCCCCAGCCACGCCTCCACGCCCGCCCCCCACGACGGCTGCGGTCCGCAGAGTGGACGTCCGCCCGCTGCCTGCATCTCCGGCCCAGCCTTGCCCGTCGCCCAGCTCAGCCACCgcctccagcccagcccggccgccGGGCCTGCAGCGCTCCAAGTCGGACTTGAGCGAGCGCTTCTCCAGGGCGGCCGCCGACCTCGAGCGCTTTTTTAACTTCTGCGGCCTGGACCCTGAGGAGGCACGGGGGTTGGGCGTGGCCCACCTGGCACGGGCAAGCTCGGACATTGTGTCCCTGGCCGGGCCCAGTGCTGGGCCGGGCAGCTCCGAGGGCGGCTGCTCCCCGCGCAGCTCCGCCACGGTGGAGGAGCGTGCCCGGGAGCGCGTGCCCTACGGCGTGTCGGTGGT
The window above is part of the Oryctolagus cuniculus chromosome 11, mOryCun1.1, whole genome shotgun sequence genome. Proteins encoded here:
- the FAM110A gene encoding protein FAM110A — protein: MPVDTLTPGAPAAPALPFRLRTKVPGYLLRRPADGGARKPSAVERLEADKAKYVKSLHVANTRQEPVQPLLSKQPLFSPGTRRTVLTPSRRALPGPGRRPQLDLDILSSLINLCDSPVSPVEASCAPAQAEGVRQAPPATPPRPPPTTAAVRRVDVRPLPASPAQPCPSPSSATASSPARPPGLQRSKSDLSERFSRAAADLERFFNFCGLDPEEARGLGVAHLARASSDIVSLAGPSAGPGSSEGGCSPRSSATVEERARERVPYGVSVVERNARVIKWLYGLRQAWETPAAEG